A single genomic interval of Cytophagia bacterium CHB2 harbors:
- a CDS encoding PorV/PorQ family protein translates to MKVNKVVLIVSVLLIAAQAFAGTGKRKGTAGAQELLLPVGSVGTALGGANLAHVSGLEAMFWNPAGLAASPHSAEVMVSHLRYIADVNVNYVAGNFKSGDFGALGLSIKSLDFGEIPVTTEVSPDGTGEMFAPTFLTLGLTYSRAMTDRIHFGTNVKVITERIMRESANGLAFDFGLQYATGTGLNLGVALKNIGPNMKFDGGDLEVFTKDISDRPDTEGENTRIPLSSFELPTSLEIGLSYNLKFGETGNLMLMTTFLNNNFSLDEYRFGGEYSVNDRMFIRGSYVLGYDADEDKIRTSDKDNFIWGPSVGAGMNFNLGQSLLFNLDYAIRFTELFDNNQWFTLQVKF, encoded by the coding sequence ATGAAAGTGAATAAGGTTGTACTTATTGTCAGCGTGCTCCTGATTGCTGCCCAGGCTTTTGCCGGCACGGGAAAACGAAAGGGAACCGCCGGTGCACAGGAACTCCTGTTGCCGGTCGGCTCGGTCGGCACAGCTTTGGGAGGCGCCAATCTCGCTCACGTATCCGGGTTGGAGGCCATGTTTTGGAATCCCGCTGGCTTGGCGGCCAGCCCGCATTCCGCAGAAGTGATGGTCTCCCATCTTCGCTATATCGCTGATGTCAACGTCAACTATGTCGCCGGCAATTTCAAATCAGGTGATTTTGGCGCGCTGGGATTGAGCATCAAATCGCTCGATTTCGGCGAGATTCCGGTGACCACCGAAGTGAGTCCGGACGGCACGGGCGAAATGTTCGCCCCCACGTTCTTGACGTTGGGTCTGACGTATTCCCGCGCCATGACGGATCGCATTCACTTTGGCACAAATGTCAAGGTTATCACCGAGCGCATCATGCGCGAGTCGGCCAACGGCCTGGCGTTCGATTTCGGATTGCAATACGCCACGGGTACCGGCCTGAACCTTGGCGTTGCGCTGAAGAACATCGGTCCGAACATGAAATTTGATGGCGGTGATTTGGAAGTCTTCACCAAAGATATTTCGGACCGGCCGGATACCGAAGGCGAGAATACGCGCATTCCCTTGTCGTCCTTTGAATTGCCCACCTCGCTGGAGATTGGGTTGTCCTACAATCTCAAGTTTGGCGAGACCGGCAATCTCATGCTGATGACCACGTTCTTGAACAACAATTTTTCGCTCGATGAATATCGGTTCGGCGGCGAATACAGCGTCAACGACCGCATGTTTATTCGCGGCAGCTATGTTTTGGGTTATGACGCCGACGAAGACAAGATTCGCACCTCCGACAAGGATAACTTCATCTGGGGCCCCTCGGTGGGCGCCGGCATGAACTTCAATCTCGGGCAATCCTTGCTGTTCAATTTGGACTACGCCATTCGTTTTACCGAGTTGTTTGACAACAATCAGTGGTTTACCCTCCAGGTAAAATTCTGA
- a CDS encoding GWxTD domain-containing protein, with protein MTITKIAASMMAFLLVTPAYPQMNATFDLACFRYDASQVYTEIYYAVPLSSLKFQETEIGDWQAQALIRFSIFKNDSLWREEAWKMEKRVTALAEIKSGQAMVDVVRYVTAPGNYRFVMSLEDLHSPGAAQTAAREIALSNFPADRLSLSQIELASTIKSIPPEAANRFYKNGLEVIPKPDAIFGAEAPLLYYYVEAYNLSPASFSGTYRTQCQILDANGQPAPMIKPRVQTKRVQSASAEAGMFNIAALPTGVFILEFAIVDSNRAILHSTSKRFYVYHPDSTKTPAHEGLAQRASREYRMASEEELDEHFAHAKYIADREEVKAYKSLTSAEAKRQFLTAFWQKRDPTANTAHNEFKLEYDNRLAYANQHLQNYTRAGWKTDRGRVYLVYGPPDDVERFSNNALSYAYEIWHYDQIEGGVIFVFVQLQSIGEYVQMHSTKRGEPQNKEWEAQIKK; from the coding sequence ATGACAATAACAAAAATTGCAGCGAGTATGATGGCTTTTTTGTTGGTCACGCCCGCATACCCGCAAATGAACGCAACGTTCGATCTGGCCTGTTTTCGGTATGATGCGTCACAAGTTTATACCGAGATTTACTATGCTGTGCCGCTTTCCAGCCTAAAATTCCAGGAAACGGAAATCGGTGATTGGCAAGCCCAGGCGCTGATTCGGTTTTCCATTTTCAAAAACGATTCCTTGTGGCGGGAAGAAGCCTGGAAAATGGAGAAGCGTGTCACCGCGCTTGCAGAGATAAAATCCGGGCAGGCCATGGTGGATGTTGTGCGCTATGTCACAGCGCCGGGCAATTATCGTTTTGTGATGTCTTTGGAAGATCTGCACTCGCCGGGCGCAGCGCAAACCGCAGCGCGTGAAATCGCGCTGTCCAATTTTCCCGCAGACCGGCTGAGCTTGAGCCAAATCGAGCTGGCCAGCACGATCAAAAGTATCCCGCCGGAGGCAGCCAATCGTTTTTATAAAAACGGCTTGGAAGTCATTCCGAAGCCGGACGCCATTTTCGGCGCGGAGGCACCGCTGCTTTACTATTATGTCGAAGCATACAATCTCTCGCCGGCTTCATTCTCCGGCACGTATCGCACACAATGCCAAATTTTAGATGCCAACGGCCAGCCTGCGCCGATGATAAAGCCCCGTGTGCAAACCAAGCGCGTACAATCCGCGAGTGCAGAAGCCGGCATGTTCAACATCGCTGCGCTTCCCACCGGAGTTTTTATCCTGGAATTTGCCATTGTTGATTCGAACCGGGCGATCCTGCACTCAACCTCCAAGCGTTTTTATGTTTATCATCCTGATTCAACGAAAACCCCGGCGCATGAAGGGCTAGCGCAACGGGCGAGCCGGGAATATCGAATGGCAAGCGAGGAGGAATTGGATGAGCATTTCGCGCATGCAAAATACATTGCTGACCGGGAGGAGGTAAAGGCATATAAGAGTCTCACGAGTGCGGAGGCCAAACGCCAGTTCTTGACGGCCTTCTGGCAAAAGCGCGATCCCACCGCCAACACCGCGCACAATGAATTCAAACTTGAATATGACAACCGGCTGGCCTATGCCAACCAGCATCTGCAAAACTATACCCGCGCCGGCTGGAAAACCGATCGCGGACGGGTGTATCTCGTTTATGGTCCGCCCGACGACGTGGAACGGTTTTCGAATAACGCGCTTTCCTACGCGTATGAAATTTGGCATTATGATCAAATTGAAGGCGGTGTGATTTTTGTTTTTGTGCAATTGCAAAGCATCGGCGAATATGTGCAGATGCATTCGACTAAACGCGGAGAGCCGCAAAACAAGGAGTGGGAGGCGCAAATAAAAAAATGA
- a CDS encoding Rrf2 family transcriptional regulator, translating to MSHIFSRQCEYALQALLYLAAKTPNEMTSITELANNVNLPSPFLAKILQNLAHRKLLLSFKGRSGGFKLAKPAREITLFHIIEALDGSDFLHTCVLGFPACSDKNPCATHQKWAELREGISDMLKSRNIADMAQDMKQSKYHALFK from the coding sequence ATGAGCCATATCTTTAGCCGGCAATGTGAATATGCGCTGCAAGCGCTGCTTTATCTTGCCGCGAAGACGCCCAATGAGATGACGTCCATCACAGAATTGGCAAACAATGTCAATCTGCCCTCGCCCTTTTTAGCGAAAATACTCCAGAACTTGGCGCATCGCAAATTGCTGCTCTCTTTCAAAGGCCGATCCGGAGGATTTAAACTCGCAAAACCGGCGCGCGAGATTACGCTGTTTCACATCATTGAAGCGCTGGATGGCAGCGACTTTTTGCACACCTGTGTGCTGGGTTTCCCGGCATGCTCGGACAAAAACCCATGTGCAACGCATCAGAAATGGGCGGAACTGCGCGAGGGGATCTCAGACATGCTCAAAAGCAGGAATATTGCAGATATGGCGCAGGATATGAAGCAGTCAAAATATCATGCCCTCTTCAAATGA
- a CDS encoding 4Fe-4S dicluster domain-containing protein, protein MSEKYCVQIPDLAFWQNLVPCQMGCPIRTDAGRYVQLIAEGKYEEAYLTARSPNPFASVCGRVCAAPCEDLCRRGKIDAPVSIRALKRFVTEKYGVESLAPDKQDELFAGKQEAGNKWRWHLPVQIQTRKNIVKNKKVAVIGSGPAGLSCAHDLALMGYHVTVFEATNIAGGMLRHGIPEYRLSRSLIDKEIDKIKSLGAEICYNTPLSENFGIAELKQQGYESVFISVGTQRGRDLNIEGAQLDGVIKAIDYLININNGYRVNLGKKVLVIGGGFVAFDAARMALRGGPEEEPADIHSAVDAARVAMRAGAAEVHIASLESFAEMPVLRTAQGHEEFEEAQREGIVFHPQRGPKRFLSDNGKVKGVEFIGVTRTYDENGRFNPQYDAGYSEIFDTDSVILAIGQQTDLSFLKSSDGVELTPNKLIKIDPATLGTTAPGIFAGGDVAFGPRNIIDAVANGKRAALSIDEYLRGVKPQAFYNLLIEKIPTRQFTRPEDFEQLERQAPPTIDLQRRTGISEVEQGYNEAQARQQAERCLSCHIQTIYDAEKCVMCNRCVDICPEYCLKLVPFEQLDLDETMKSSLLQQYNLDPFQPASAMLKDDDTCIRCGLCAIRCPTDAMTMEVFYYEEKES, encoded by the coding sequence ATGTCTGAGAAATACTGCGTACAGATTCCCGATCTGGCCTTCTGGCAAAATCTCGTGCCCTGCCAGATGGGCTGCCCGATTCGCACCGATGCCGGGCGCTACGTGCAGCTCATTGCCGAAGGCAAATACGAAGAAGCCTATCTCACCGCGCGCTCGCCCAATCCGTTTGCGAGCGTGTGCGGCCGCGTGTGCGCGGCGCCGTGCGAGGATCTTTGCCGCCGCGGCAAGATCGATGCGCCGGTCAGCATTCGCGCGTTGAAGAGATTCGTCACCGAAAAGTATGGTGTGGAATCGCTGGCGCCCGACAAACAGGACGAGTTGTTTGCGGGCAAGCAGGAGGCTGGCAACAAGTGGCGCTGGCATCTGCCCGTGCAGATTCAAACGCGCAAGAACATTGTCAAGAACAAGAAGGTCGCGGTCATCGGCTCCGGCCCGGCCGGGCTTTCGTGCGCGCACGATCTGGCGTTGATGGGCTATCACGTCACCGTGTTCGAGGCCACGAATATCGCCGGCGGCATGCTGCGCCACGGCATTCCGGAATATCGCCTCTCGCGCAGCTTGATCGACAAGGAGATTGATAAAATCAAAAGCCTGGGCGCAGAGATTTGCTACAACACGCCTTTGAGCGAAAATTTCGGCATTGCTGAACTCAAGCAGCAGGGATATGAGTCCGTCTTCATTTCCGTGGGCACACAGCGCGGCCGCGATTTGAATATCGAAGGCGCGCAGCTCGACGGCGTGATCAAAGCCATCGACTATTTGATCAACATCAACAACGGTTATCGCGTCAATCTCGGCAAAAAAGTTTTGGTGATTGGCGGCGGCTTTGTCGCTTTTGATGCTGCGCGCATGGCATTACGCGGCGGCCCGGAGGAGGAGCCTGCGGACATTCATTCCGCAGTTGATGCGGCGCGCGTGGCCATGCGCGCCGGTGCCGCGGAAGTGCACATTGCCAGTCTGGAATCATTCGCAGAAATGCCAGTGTTGCGCACGGCGCAGGGTCACGAAGAATTCGAAGAGGCGCAGCGCGAAGGCATCGTGTTTCACCCGCAGCGCGGGCCGAAACGCTTTCTCAGCGACAACGGCAAAGTCAAGGGGGTGGAGTTCATCGGCGTCACGCGCACGTATGATGAAAACGGCCGCTTCAATCCGCAATATGACGCCGGCTATTCGGAAATTTTTGACACTGATTCTGTGATTCTCGCCATCGGCCAGCAAACCGATCTCTCCTTTCTCAAATCTTCGGATGGCGTTGAATTGACGCCGAACAAGCTCATCAAAATTGATCCAGCAACTCTGGGCACCACGGCGCCCGGAATTTTCGCGGGCGGCGATGTGGCTTTTGGTCCGCGCAACATCATCGACGCGGTGGCGAATGGTAAAAGAGCCGCGCTTTCGATTGATGAATATCTGCGCGGCGTGAAGCCGCAGGCATTTTATAATTTACTAATCGAAAAAATTCCCACGCGCCAATTCACGCGGCCGGAGGATTTCGAGCAGTTGGAACGGCAGGCGCCGCCAACTATCGATTTGCAACGCCGCACCGGCATCTCCGAAGTCGAACAGGGCTATAACGAAGCGCAAGCACGGCAGCAAGCCGAGCGTTGTTTGTCGTGCCATATTCAAACCATTTACGACGCAGAAAAATGCGTGATGTGCAACCGCTGTGTCGACATTTGCCCGGAATATTGTTTGAAGCTGGTGCCCTTCGAGCAATTGGATTTGGATGAGACGATGAAAAGCAGTTTGTTGCAGCAGTACAACCTCGATCCGTTTCAACCGGCCTCGGCGATGTTGAAAGACGACGATACCTGCATTCGCTGCGGCTTGTGCGCCATTCGCTGTCCCACCGATGCGATGACGATGGAGGTGTTTTATTATGAGGAAAAGGAATCCTGA
- a CDS encoding ubiquinol-cytochrome c reductase iron-sulfur subunit: MNLFKKNGSTSTNNQAQTETRRSFLQKLGLGGMLAGFAGLGWQSFRALIPNVLYEPPQKFKIGMPANLADGVTFLEDKRLYVFKEGRSFYAISGSCTHLGCTVKYTKLNQPKQVELGGEKKTIPFEFHCPCHGSKFYADGTNYAGPAPEPLNWYKLEVSPDDGQLVVDLNSEVEQNFRLTV, encoded by the coding sequence ATGAATCTCTTCAAAAAAAATGGCTCGACATCAACGAATAACCAGGCGCAAACCGAAACGCGCCGTTCCTTTCTGCAGAAGCTCGGCCTCGGCGGCATGCTCGCGGGTTTTGCGGGCTTGGGCTGGCAATCGTTTCGCGCGCTGATTCCCAACGTGCTCTACGAGCCGCCACAAAAATTCAAAATCGGCATGCCGGCCAATCTTGCCGACGGCGTGACGTTTCTCGAAGACAAGCGGCTTTATGTTTTCAAAGAAGGAAGATCGTTTTATGCGATTTCCGGATCGTGTACACATCTCGGCTGTACCGTGAAATACACCAAGCTCAATCAACCCAAGCAAGTCGAGCTGGGCGGCGAAAAGAAGACGATTCCGTTTGAATTTCACTGTCCCTGTCACGGCTCAAAATTCTACGCAGACGGCACGAATTACGCCGGCCCGGCGCCGGAACCGCTGAATTGGTACAAGCTCGAGGTTTCTCCCGATGACGGCCAGCTTGTGGTTGATCTCAATAGCGAAGTCGAACAGAATTTTAGATTGACGGTGTAA
- a CDS encoding cytochrome bc complex cytochrome b subunit — MPVAASTKKLYDRLTWTWKPGSEKEAGDAIVKNLLLHWFPNKISKASLSWNYSLWLGTISFALFLLLVFTGVILMFLYVPSVERAYASVKDIEFVVSFGWLMRALHRIAAHLMVAAVFLHMVRVFLTGAYKNGGAVGANRPLNWIVGLVLLITTLLLSFTGYLLPWDQLAYWAITVGTNIASSAPLVGEAMRFFLLGGNTIDQNTLLRFYVLHVFFLPMIVLLLFSYHMWRVRKDGGLAVADREALDQKPEQIAPVKSKTYSLLGITNGATVHVQNTMIDEEKNTVSSAPHLLRRIWLVMLLTFVVTTVLAIIFRAPLEAPANPAVTPNPAKAPWYFLWLQEIVTITTVKIGSFTINGALIGGILLPGILLALAVWWPYRDRSSLKAVGVWFAKERSAQNWVFIGICVMIIVFMIIGTFLRGPYWNFYWPWEAWPDMPVKF, encoded by the coding sequence ATGCCTGTAGCAGCATCAACAAAGAAGCTCTACGACAGACTCACGTGGACGTGGAAACCCGGCAGCGAGAAAGAAGCGGGCGATGCCATCGTCAAAAATCTCCTGCTGCATTGGTTTCCCAACAAAATCAGCAAGGCCAGCTTGTCGTGGAATTACTCGCTATGGCTCGGCACGATCTCGTTCGCGCTGTTTTTGCTTCTGGTGTTCACCGGCGTGATTCTGATGTTTCTCTACGTGCCCTCGGTGGAGCGCGCCTACGCCTCGGTAAAGGATATCGAGTTTGTGGTGTCGTTCGGCTGGCTCATGCGCGCGTTGCATCGCATTGCCGCGCATTTGATGGTGGCTGCGGTATTTCTGCACATGGTGCGCGTGTTTCTCACCGGCGCTTATAAAAACGGCGGCGCGGTCGGCGCCAATCGGCCGTTGAATTGGATTGTCGGTCTCGTCCTATTGATCACGACTCTTCTGCTCTCTTTCACGGGTTATTTGCTGCCGTGGGACCAGCTCGCGTATTGGGCCATCACCGTGGGTACGAACATCGCCAGCTCTGCGCCGCTGGTGGGCGAGGCTATGCGTTTCTTCCTGTTGGGCGGCAACACCATCGATCAAAACACGCTGCTGCGCTTTTATGTGTTGCATGTGTTCTTCCTGCCGATGATCGTGCTGCTGCTGTTCTCTTATCACATGTGGCGCGTGCGCAAAGACGGAGGCCTGGCCGTTGCTGATCGCGAAGCCCTCGATCAAAAACCGGAACAAATCGCGCCGGTGAAGAGCAAAACCTATTCGCTGCTGGGCATTACCAACGGCGCCACGGTGCACGTGCAAAACACGATGATCGATGAGGAAAAAAACACCGTGTCTTCTGCGCCGCATCTTCTGCGCCGTATTTGGCTGGTGATGCTGCTGACCTTTGTCGTGACTACCGTACTGGCGATTATCTTCCGCGCGCCACTGGAAGCGCCGGCGAATCCTGCAGTGACGCCCAATCCCGCCAAAGCGCCGTGGTATTTTCTCTGGCTGCAAGAAATCGTCACCATCACAACCGTCAAGATCGGTTCGTTCACGATTAATGGCGCGCTCATCGGCGGCATTTTGTTGCCGGGTATTTTGCTGGCGCTGGCGGTGTGGTGGCCGTATCGCGACCGCTCGAGTCTCAAGGCTGTAGGGGTGTGGTTTGCGAAAGAAAGAAGCGCGCAAAATTGGGTTTTCATCGGCATCTGCGTAATGATCATCGTGTTCATGATCATCGGCACGTTTTTGCGCGGCCCGTATTGGAATTTCTATTGGCCGTGGGAAGCATGGCCCGACATGCCGGTGAAGTTCTAG